One window from the genome of Cucumis melo cultivar AY chromosome 10, USDA_Cmelo_AY_1.0, whole genome shotgun sequence encodes:
- the LOC103491917 gene encoding MLP-like protein 328: protein MSLCGKLVSELPINASAEKCYKIFKDNCKHMPNITPKFIQQVDVHDGDWDTHGHGSIKIWNYFADGKPEVLKEQVEYDDAKLKITLRGIEGSPFRDYKFFKPIFQYVPKSDNPNHCLAILTIEYEKLNDSSPYPYKYIEIMNGITKDMESNPSF from the exons ATGTCTCTTTGTGGGAAACTTGTGAGTGAATTACCAATAAATGCATCAGCAGAAAAATGCTACAAAATCTTCAAAGATAATTGTAAGCATATGCCTAATATTACACCAAAATTCATTCAACAAGTTGATGTTCATGATGGTGATTGGGACACTCATGGTCATGGCTCTATCAAAATTTGGAACTACTTTGCCG ATGGTAAACCAGAAGTTTTGAAAGAGCAGGTGGAATATGATGATGCGAAACTAAAAATAACCCTGCGTGGAATAGAAGGAAGTCCATTCCGGGACTATAAATTTTTCAAACCAATTTTTCAATATGTACCAAAAAGTGATAATCCCAACCATTGCTTGGCCATTCTAACAATAGAATATGAGAAACTCAATGACAGCTCTCCTTATCCATACAAATACATCGAGATCATGAATGGCATTACCAAGGACATGGAATCTAACCCAAGCTTTTGA